The nucleotide sequence TGGTCGCGGGGCTCGATGCGCTCGGCATGCCGTGGGAGATCGTGTACGTGGACGACGGCTCGCGGGACGGTTCCGAGGCGTTGTACGAACGGCTGTGCGCCGCCGACCCGCGCGTGCGGGCGATCCTGCTGCGCCGCAACTTCGGCAAGTCGGCGGCGCTCGCGACCGGCTTCCGCGCCGCGCGCGGAGAACTGGTCGCGACGCTCGACGCCGACCTGCAGGACGATCCGGCCGAGCTGCCGCGGCTGCTGGCGGCGCTCGAGAACGGGCTCGACCTCGTCTCGGGCTGGAAGGTCAAACGCCACGACCCGATCACCAAGACGCTGCCGAGCAAGCTGTTCAACGCCGTGACCTCGCGGGTCGCGGGCATCCGGCTGCACGACTTCAACTGCGGCTTCAAGCTCTACCGCCGCGAAGTGGTGGAGGCGATCGAGGTCTACGGCGAACTGCACCGCTTCATGCCGGCGCTGGCGCACTGGCGCGGCTTCCGCGTCGGCGAGCTGGGCGTGAACCACCGGGCGCGTCGCTTCGGGCGCTCCAAATTCGGCGCCGCCCGGTTCGTGAACGGCTTTCTCGACCTGCTCGCCGCCGCCTTCATCTCGACCTCGGCGCTCAAGCCGCTGCACGTCTTCGGGCGCATCGGCGTGCTGTTCCTCGCCATCGGCCTGGGGCTCGGCGTGTGGTTCACCGCCCAGTGGCTGCACGGCGACCCGCTGCGCGTCCGGCCGCTCATGCTGTTCGCCGCGGCCTGCGTGCTGCTCGCCATCCAGTTCATCCTCATGGGGCTGCTGGGCGAGATGATCGCGCACCAGGCCGCGCGCGCCGACTATCCCGTGCGCAAGCGCTTCAACCTGGACTCCTGACCGTGAAGGCGTTCGT is from Candidatus Eisenbacteria bacterium and encodes:
- a CDS encoding glycosyltransferase family 2 protein; protein product: MSAAPRISAVVPAYNEAESLAKLHEELVAGLDALGMPWEIVYVDDGSRDGSEALYERLCAADPRVRAILLRRNFGKSAALATGFRAARGELVATLDADLQDDPAELPRLLAALENGLDLVSGWKVKRHDPITKTLPSKLFNAVTSRVAGIRLHDFNCGFKLYRREVVEAIEVYGELHRFMPALAHWRGFRVGELGVNHRARRFGRSKFGAARFVNGFLDLLAAAFISTSALKPLHVFGRIGVLFLAIGLGLGVWFTAQWLHGDPLRVRPLMLFAAACVLLAIQFILMGLLGEMIAHQAARADYPVRKRFNLDS